A part of Geothrix oryzae genomic DNA contains:
- a CDS encoding NUDIX domain-containing protein — translation MTSWRPPDDAPPIPWPRIAESLRRPQLGPNPHKLSARFPEDPRRAAVGVILWGDAAGARKIVLAQRGFGAPHHPGEIAFPGGMVEPRDRDLPATARREVAEEIGLTEGLWELGCFPDGVAKARVRFTPVFFRWEQPEPRFQRLDRELEQVLMLPLVPLLKAPWTIERLERHGLAIDVPRLELPQAPLWGATAFILKAWLDVLDACP, via the coding sequence ATGACCTCCTGGCGCCCCCCCGATGACGCCCCCCCGATCCCCTGGCCCCGGATTGCGGAGAGCCTCCGCCGGCCTCAGCTCGGCCCGAATCCCCACAAGCTCAGCGCCCGCTTTCCCGAGGACCCCCGCCGGGCGGCGGTGGGCGTGATCCTCTGGGGCGATGCGGCCGGCGCCCGCAAGATCGTGCTGGCCCAGCGCGGCTTCGGGGCCCCCCACCACCCCGGCGAGATCGCCTTCCCCGGCGGCATGGTGGAACCCCGGGACCGCGACCTGCCCGCCACGGCCCGCCGCGAGGTGGCGGAAGAGATCGGCCTGACCGAGGGGCTGTGGGAGCTGGGCTGCTTCCCCGATGGCGTGGCCAAGGCCCGGGTGCGCTTCACGCCCGTGTTCTTCCGGTGGGAGCAGCCGGAGCCCCGGTTCCAGCGCCTCGACCGGGAGCTGGAGCAGGTCCTCATGCTGCCCCTGGTCCCGCTCCTGAAGGCCCCCTGGACCATCGAGCGCCTGGAGCGCCATGGCCTGGCCATCGATGTGCCGCGGCTTGAGCTGCCCCAGGCTCCGCTGTGGGGAGCCACGGCCTTCATCCTGAAAGCCTGGTTGGATGTCCTGGACGCCTGCCCCTGA
- a CDS encoding M4 family metallopeptidase, with protein MAASLFAPALLSALLPMVLLAAPPDQVRSEALFREARGHLAARAFQMGLGPQAGFTFKNHVADALGEDHVRLHQTHRGVPVFEGEAILHFRNGRVRAVTDDLVRGLGLSVEPALGRSEALASAHAALAPRGSYAHEPTVELVIAGIDTGGQGRAATRQTLAYHVHTELENGAQETKHTDFLVDAHTGAVLESWDTLRTAGTTGTGQSQWYGQVSLSTNSTGSGYELRDTTRGSGGTFGNNVTTNLLNKTTGTGAIFTDGDDVWGDGLQYDGVAGTGANAQTAGVDGHRGMQATWDFYLNAFGRNGIDDAGKATYSRMHYSSQYDNAFWSDSCFCMTYGDGQVGGSVGEADLDTAGHEMSHGVCAATANLVYRKESGGLNEANSDILGTLVEFYTLNGGTGSVIPSTAGPGPVTANYRLFENSWGHAYPNNALRWMYQPSLDGRSPDFYDSRLGRLDVHYSSGVANHFFFLLAHGSQVDPLSDGVASPMANGVTSITGIGNDRAGRIWYRALTAYMTKRTDYAGARVATLNAAADLFGASSAEYATVNQAWLAVNVK; from the coding sequence GTGGCGGCTTCCCTTTTCGCTCCTGCCCTTCTCTCCGCCCTCCTTCCCATGGTCCTGCTGGCGGCTCCGCCGGATCAGGTCCGCAGTGAGGCCCTCTTCCGGGAGGCGCGGGGCCACCTGGCCGCACGAGCGTTCCAGATGGGCCTCGGCCCCCAGGCCGGGTTCACCTTCAAGAACCATGTGGCCGATGCCCTCGGCGAAGACCATGTGCGGCTCCACCAGACCCACCGGGGCGTTCCGGTGTTCGAGGGGGAGGCCATCCTCCACTTCCGGAACGGCCGGGTGCGCGCGGTCACCGACGACCTGGTGCGCGGGCTGGGCCTCAGCGTGGAGCCGGCCCTGGGGCGGTCCGAGGCCCTGGCCTCGGCCCACGCCGCCCTGGCCCCGCGGGGCAGCTACGCGCACGAACCCACGGTGGAACTCGTGATCGCCGGTATCGACACCGGGGGACAGGGCCGGGCCGCCACCCGCCAGACCCTGGCCTACCATGTCCATACGGAACTCGAGAACGGCGCCCAGGAGACGAAACATACGGACTTCCTGGTGGACGCCCACACGGGCGCGGTCCTCGAGTCCTGGGACACGCTGCGGACGGCGGGCACCACCGGCACCGGCCAGTCCCAGTGGTACGGCCAGGTCTCCCTCAGCACCAACAGCACGGGCTCCGGCTACGAGCTGCGGGACACGACCCGGGGCAGCGGCGGCACTTTCGGGAACAATGTGACCACCAACCTGCTGAACAAGACCACGGGGACCGGCGCGATCTTCACCGACGGCGACGATGTCTGGGGAGATGGGCTCCAGTACGACGGCGTGGCCGGCACCGGCGCCAACGCCCAGACCGCCGGCGTGGACGGGCACCGCGGGATGCAGGCCACCTGGGACTTCTACCTGAATGCCTTCGGCCGGAACGGCATCGATGATGCGGGCAAGGCCACCTACAGCCGGATGCACTACAGCAGCCAGTACGACAACGCGTTCTGGTCCGACAGCTGCTTCTGCATGACCTACGGGGACGGCCAGGTGGGCGGCTCCGTGGGCGAGGCGGACCTGGACACCGCGGGCCACGAGATGAGCCACGGCGTCTGCGCCGCCACGGCCAACCTGGTCTACCGCAAGGAATCGGGCGGCCTCAACGAGGCCAACTCCGACATCCTCGGCACCCTGGTGGAGTTCTACACCCTGAATGGGGGCACCGGCAGCGTCATCCCCAGCACCGCCGGTCCCGGCCCCGTCACGGCGAACTACCGGCTGTTCGAAAACAGCTGGGGCCACGCCTACCCGAACAACGCCCTGCGTTGGATGTACCAGCCCAGCCTCGACGGCCGCAGCCCGGACTTCTATGACTCCCGGCTCGGGCGCCTGGATGTGCACTACAGCTCGGGGGTGGCCAACCACTTCTTCTTCCTGCTGGCCCACGGCAGCCAGGTGGACCCCCTCAGCGATGGGGTCGCCTCGCCCATGGCCAACGGCGTCACCAGCATCACGGGCATTGGCAACGACCGCGCCGGCCGCATCTGGTACCGGGCCCTCACGGCCTACATGACCAAGCGCACGGACTACGCCGGGGCCCGCGTCGCGACGCTGAACGCCGCCGCGGATCTCTTCGGCGCCAGTTCCGCGGAATACGCGACCGTGAACCAGGCCTGGCTGGCCGTGAATGTGAAGTAG